Sequence from the Fulvivirga ligni genome:
GAAGGTTGGAATATAGGTGTGGCCATCATGAAACATCAGGCTAAGGCGTCGGATCATGGCAAGGAGTTAACTAAGGCATGTATAGATTTTTTAAATAGCATCATACCTGGCAATTTGTTCGATGAGATGCCTGAGTATATGATCTGGTACTTTTCGCAAGATGTGTCTGAAGCTATCGGCTTAGATATAGCTGCCGCTCTGGGCGTGCGCGAAGGTGACCAACTTAGAGATAAGGTGATGCTGAAATTATGTGATCTGTTTTTTAGAGATATGGGTAAAGTGGGTGATCACAGTAAAATCATTTTTGGAATTAGCTGCTACCTGAACAGAAAGGTGCTCCAGGGATTTTTACACCATTTTAATGATAACAAAAATGTGAGATTTTCAATCCCTCCTTCTCTACAGGATGATTGGAAGCTTAACGAGGAAATAACTACTCCTTATACTTTTTAAACTTTACTCAATTAACATTCATGATCAACACACCTAATAAGCAAACAACCTATTTCATTGTTATAACACAGGCCATTATGGTTTTATGGTCTGTAGCTAGTTCTTTACTCCATGCCGGGCCGCTATATGCTTACATTATTACAGTGGGTTCATTTGTAGTGTATGCCATTTATGCGTTTCTGAAAAAGAACGATTTAATTAAGAAATTAATGATTTTTGGCTTTGTAGCCGGTGTTCTGGAGCTGTGGGCGGATCATTATAGTGTATCGGTGATAAAGACGCTGATATACCCAGCGCATGAAGGAATTATAGTTAACTCACCTTATTATATGCCTTTCTCCTGGGCCATTGCCTTGGCTCAATTGGGTTATTATGCGCTTTTGCTTACTGATAAGAAAGGCGTATGGGTAGCTGCAGCTGTCATCACCATTTCAGGTGGGTTTTACATTCCTCTTTATGAACACTTGGCTAAGGATGCCAACTGGTGGTACTATCAGGATTGTAAAATGCTCTTTAATGCACCTTACTACATCATTTTATGTGAAGCGCTCCTATCAGCATCCTTGCCATTTTTAACCAAATGGATAGCAGGAAAGAATATGGGATATTCATTGATAGCTGGAATCATTCAAGGTGTGTGGATTTACCTGAGTGCGGTGATTGCTTATAACATTGTAGCTTAATTAAAGTATCATGGAGAGCAACAATCTTTGTGCAGAATACCCTGAGTTTAGTAAGATTATCAATATCTGTGATTATAGTATTACAGAGCTTGCATTGGTATTTATAGGCACTATTTTCTGGGTGGTGGTATATGTGATCATCATCAGAAATAGCATTAAGAATAAATACGTGGAAATGCCAGTGCCTGCAGCCGCTTCCAATCTGGCGTGGGAGTTTGCCTGGGGCTTTTTGTTTACTACGGACATGGGCCTACTCTTTGTTTGGGGGCTTAGAATATGGTTTATATTAGACGTGTTTATCTTCTATAACGTACTGCGTTATGGCGATAAACAGATCAGTACACCACTGTTGAAAAAATATTTTAAACCCATAGAATTGGCCTCAGTCTTATTGTGGACATTTGGGTTTTATTTCTTTATTAAAGAAGGTTATGATACTAGCATGGGAGCCACATCGGCCTACATCATTACGATTATCATGGCTTCCTTGTATAGCATTTTCTTTTTGTCTAGCAATTTTAAGCAAGGCTACTCTCTCACTAATGCCTGGTGTAAGATGTTAGGTAATGCTCTTATGAGCGTGTTTGTATTTATACATTATCCGGATATGCACTTTTTGCAGTTTACCACCATTGTGGTATTCATTCTGGATGTAGTTTATATACCATTGCTTAAGATGAAATCGCAATAAGCGAGTATAGTTGTAAAAAATTATTGGTTGGTAGAAGTTGATAATGGATAATATTCTTAAAAATTCGAAAAAAATAGCCGAAGGAGGCAATTCTCTTATTTATCTCAGTGAGTTAAATGACTATAAAAAAAGTGTAGTTATTAAAATTCCTAAGAAGAAGAGTTCTTTATTATCAGCTGAATATCAACTACATAACGAATATAACTACCTCAAATCATTAAACCTTCATGGTGTTCGTAAGCCTATTGAGAAGATCATAATAGATCACCACCCGGCTTTAGTGTTAGAGTATTTTGAGGCCGCCACGCTTAGAGAGTATATCAATACTCGTCCTTTCAATTTGCTGGACTTTCTTAAAGTGTCCATTGAGATATGCAAGACCTTAAGTGATATTCACCATCATAACATTATTCATAAGGATATTAACAGCCATAATATCCTGATCAATAAAACTGGTGAGTTAAGGATCATTGACTTCGGCATTGCCTGTAAATATAATCAGCACAGTGATCTTACTAATAGCCCGGAAATGCTAGAAGGTAATCTGGCCTATTTGTCTCCGGAACAAACCGGAAGGATGAATCGTGAGATCGATAAGAGATCAGACCTATATTCATTAGGTGTGGTTCTCTATGAATGGTGCGCGGGTAGTCTACCCTTCCCTACTAAAGATCCTATGAAATTGATTCATAGTCATTTGGCTGTGAATCCTGAACCAGTTAATCTGCTGAATACAGAGGTTCCGAATAACATATCAAAGATCATTTTAAAGCTTCTTTCAAAAGATAAAGATGATCGTTACCACTCTGCTGACGGGCTACGTTCAGACTTGGAATTAGCTTTGAAGCAATTTTCAGAACACGGTTATATCGAGGGGTTCCCTCTTGGTATGTCTGACTTTTCTGGTCAGCTATCAAGGCCTCAGAAGCTCTATGGCCGTGAGAAAGAGTTGCATACGCTGGTGCAGGCTTTCCATAAAGCCTATAATAAGGAAAAGCAGGTGGTCTTAATTTCCGGACCATCCGGCAGCGGTAAATCTGCACTTGCCATAGAGGTAAACTCACAGTTTTCTGACAAAAGTGGCCATTTTATTTATGGTAAGTTCGATGAACTCCATAGAGACAAGCCCTATTTAGCTATAAAAAATGCCTTCAGGAAGTTAGTCAATAACATTCTGGCAGAAGATAAAGAAGTAAGACAAGCCTGGAAGAAAAGCATTCTGGAGGAAGTAGGTAAAGAAGCTCAACTGCTCATTGAGGTTATTCCTGAATTAGTCAACATTTTAGGGCCACAGCCCGAAGTGCCGAAACTAGGATCTGAAGAGACTAAGAACAGGTTTAGCTACATATTTAGACAATTTATTAAGGCTGTAGCTACTGCATCTCATCCATTGGTATTGTTTATAGATGATGTGCAATGGTCAGATCCGGCATCGCTTACTTTGCTGAGTCAGATTACCAATGATGCGTCTATTCCATACCTTTTCATTATTCTTACCTTAAGAAGTGAATCGGATAGTGCTATTCATTCCGGTAATTTCAAATTTACAGATCAGCTGGAGTTATCAGTGCTTAGCCCACAGCACGTGCAAAGTTTGCTGGTAGATAGTCTGTCAAAGAAATGCCCTGATGCTGAAAAGCTTGCACAGGTCATTTACATGAAAACAGGTGGTAATGCCTTCTTTGTCAACCAGTTCATTCAGAAGATATATCAGGAAGGCTTCCTGTTCTTCAATACAAAGAAGCAGCAATGGGACTGGAAGCTTAAGGAAATAGAGAGTTTGCAGGTCACAAAAAACGTGATCGATCTTTTACATACAGAGCTGAAGAAATTACCGGCAGAATGTCTTGATCTCTTGCAAACAGGGTCATGCCTAAATGAATACTTTAACCTAAAAATTATCTCATCTATTCACTCTGCCAGTGAAGAAGACATCAAGAGCTACTTGTGGGATGCTGTTGAAAAAGGCTTTATTAAGGTCAGTGTGAACCAAAAGGTGGTAAATAATACCGAAGACTACGGTCTGGGAATAGAATATTCATTTGCACATGATAAAATAAAGAAGAGTGCTTATGAGTCGTTATCATCATCCCAGACACTTGATCGCCATTGGAAGATTGGCAAATACCTGTATAACAACCAGGATAAGTATCATGTAAGTGTATTCGATATTGTTTTTCACTGGAATATAGGAATAGAGCACGCCTGGTCAGAGAAGCTAACCAATGACTTGCTTAATCTCAATTTCCTGGCGGGAAATGAAGCAAGAAGTTCAGCGGCATACATGAATGCTCTGGAATATTACCGCCATGCTCTTAAGATATCAACTGGCGATATTTGGACTGAGTTTTACGATTTAGCGCTGGCGGTTCACACGGGTGCTGCAGAAACGGCTTTCCTTACGGGTAAGATGTCTGTGATGCAAGAGCACATTATAGAAGTATTGGCCCATGCTAAGAATATACATGAGAAAATAAAAGTATACCAGATACAAATACAAGCATATATTGCTCAAGGTCAGTCAGTTAAGGCGGTTGATGCCGCGCTGGGTGTATTAGGTCAGTTAGATATTATTTTCCCGGCTAAACCTACCACAGTTCAGATTGGGAAGGAGCTTTTGAGAACCAGTATCAAGCTGAGCAGAAAGAATAAGAAGCAATTGCTTACGCTCCCTCCCATGACTGATCAAAAAGCGCTGGCCAGCATGCAAATTATGGCAAGCGTAGGTTCTGCTGTATCAAGAACTACACCTACCCTATTCCCGCTGATGGTGTTTAAGATGATACACTTATCGCTCAAATATGGTAATTCCATGGAGTCTATCCCCAACTATGGCGGATATGGCATTATTCAGGTGGGAGCGCTTAAAAACTTTAAGGCAGGGCTCAAATATGGTGAGCTCACAAGGGAATTGCTGGAGAGACATAATCCTGATCCAATTAAAGCTAAAACGCTTATTGTATACTACAGCTTTGTTCACCCATGGAAATATGATCTTAAAGAATCATTAAAGCCACTGATGGATACCTACCATATTGGTATGGAAACGGGTGATCATGAGTTCGCTGCTTCTGCCCTTATGGTAAATGGCTTTTATAGCTATTTCAGTGGAGAGGTGCTATCTAAGCTGGATGATAAAATGGCTGCACATGCTCAAAAGATACAGCAGCTTAATCAGGAGTTGCTATATACCCAGCATAGCATTTTCCATCAGGTCATTCAAAACCTGCTTGGCAAAAATAACAAGCCTGAGGTGCTAGAGGGCAATCAATTTAGTGCTTCAGAAGTCATTACAGAGAAATTTAGAGCGAACAATTCCGCCGCAGCTTTCTATGCAGATTTTCATACTTTGGTTTTATCCATTTGGTTTAAAAAGTTTGAAAATGGCTACAAATCCATAGCACTGCTCGATAAAAATCTTAATGCTGTACTGGGCACTATCTTCGTTCCCCAATATCATTTTTATCGTGGAATATCATTGTGCTCCGGATTTCATACCTTATCTGAGAAAGAGAAGAAACAAGCACGTAAAAAGATTACCGAGGGAGTTAAAGTACTAAAGACCTGGTCTGATAGCTGCCCTTATAACTATCTACACATGTATTATTTGCTTTCAGCAGAGTCTCTGAGAGTAAAAGGTAAAAACCCTAAGGCCAAGCTTTTCTATGATCTGGCTATTGTAAGTGCTAATAAGCACGGTTTCTTAAATGACGAAGCCTTATGTTACGAGCTGGCGGGTGAATTTTGTAAAGCCAGCAAAGAACACTATCCATTTGAGATATACCTTAAGAAAGCCCATGATACCTACATGCATTGGGGTGCTGAAATAAAGGCTAGAAACCTTTCAGACCAGTATCCTTTCATTAGCTTGAATTCTGTCGGTCACATTAATGTAGAGGAAAGTTTGAGTACTACCACCGGCAATTATTCTAACCTTGAGCTATCGTCTATACTTAAAGCTTCCACTGCAATAGCCAGTAAAATACAGCTTGATAGACTTCTGGAAACACTCTTAAAAATTGTGTTGGAAAATGCAGGCGCTCAAAGCGGATATTTACTTAGCGTTAAAGATAACGATCTGATAATTAGGGCTAAAGGACACGCAAGTTCAGAAAAGGTAGAAGTGTTTGAGGACTTGAGATTAGCTACCTATGATCACCTGCCATCTTCTATTATCCAGTATGCGGGTAAAATTAGAGAAGAGATTATAATGGATGATGCTTCTTTGGAACACAGGTTCTCTAATGATCCTTATTTTCATGGCAATGATGTGAAGTCCATATTATGTAGCCCCATCATTAAGCAAAATGAATTAATAGGAATTATTTATCTGGAAAATAACCTCATACCAGGTGCATTTACGCAAAAGCGGCTGGAGATGCTGCAGTTGCTTTCTGGGCAGATAGCGGTTTCATTAGATAATGCTTTGCTTTATGAGAATATGGAGCAAGCCGTGAAAGAGAGAACGCAAGAAATCAAGGCCCAGCAGGAAGTGCTGAAGGAATATAATAAAGATTTGTTGGCCCTTAATGATGAAAAAGATCACCTCATAAGTGTAGTTGCTCATGATTTAAGGAGTCCGCTGAATCAGATAAAAGGTATGGTTAACCTGATTAAACTTACCTCCCAGGATAAATCTAACGAGCAGCTGGAGTTCATAAACATAGTTCTGGACAGCACTGAGCGTTTAGGGAATATGATTAGCAGGATTCTGGATGTGAATGCCATTGAAGCGAAGAAGATTGATCTGAAGTTTGAGATGGTGAACCTCTCTGATATGATGCAGAAGCTTCTAAATAACTTCAAGCTTACTGCTAATGAAAAGAAAATTAATTTAGAACTGGATATAGAAGGAAATTACCTGTCTAGCTTGGATAAAAACTACACCATTCAGGTGTTTGAAAATATCTTATCGAATGCCCTTAAATTTTCACCATCGGGTAAATCTATCTTAGTGAATGTAAAAGGCCATAATCAGAATGTTCTGGTGAGCATTAGGGATCAAGGTCCTGGTATCAGTGAGGAAGATATGAAGAGACTGTTTATGCCTTATCAAAAGCTGTCAGCTCAGCCTACTGCTGGTGAGCAGTCTACAGGGCTCGGACTTTCCATTGTAAAGAAATACGTTGAAGCTATGGAGGGTAAAATCTGGTGTGAAAGCACTGAGGGTGAAGGTGCTACCTTCTTTGTGGAGTTCAAGAAGTTTTAGAACCAGCTTTTAGTTGGTTGTAATCTGCTTCGGTGTCTACATCAAAGGTTTTATCATTGGCCTCTAATATTATAATATCCGGGGCATTTTGCTTGAGTATAGTTTTAGCTCCTTGATCACCAGTAAGTTGCTGAAGGTCTTTGAAGTATGCTTTCGGGAAGAGTGCCGGTACTCCTGGCCGTCCGTCATATGACGTAGCTATGATTTTATCGTTGTTAGATCGGAACTCCCGAATCATATCATTTAAGTACTCGGTATCCACCAGAGGTTGATCTCCAAGTGTGATAAGCAAAGCATCCAGATGCTCGCAGTGTTCAACCGCACAGGCTATCGAGGTTCCTAATCCGTGCTGCCAGCTATCGTTGATCAGTACCCGAACTGCACTGCTGTTAATTTCACTCTGGATTAAAGTGCTGTTGGCTCCCAAAACACAAATTACTTCTGCAGCATGGCTTTTAAGCGATTCTTGAACCACATGGCTTAGCATACTTCCCTTTCCGAGAGGAAGCAGTTGTTTGGGTTTCCCCATTCTGCTGGAGCTACCGGCGGCTAATATAATGATGCCGATCTTAGGCATGAATCCTTGATTTGTTTCTTAAGGAGAATGCTTCCCTATGATTTTTAATGGCTAGAATCTCTGAGATGATGGCAATGGCAATTTCTTGTGGAGTAACCGAACCAATATCTATTCCTGCAGGCCCAAAGATGGCATTTAAGAAATCCGTATCTAATTCAGGATTAAGATCTATCAGTTCATTGAAAAGCTTTTCTCTTCTTCTCTTCGCTCCTAACAGACCTAGATAAAAGAATTGCTTCTCCTGTAAAGCCATAAGAAACTTTAAGTCCTGCGAATAGCTGTGTGTCATTAAAACTACTGCTGTTTCAGCGTCTATGGTTAGCTCTGAGGCATGTGTTGGGTCTAAATGAATGATTTCCTTGGCTCCTGGAAAATTGATTAGGCCTTTGGGGTCTTTAGGTGAATCAATGATGGTGACCTCCCAGCCTAACAATGAAGCTGCAGTACAGAGCTGTACGGCATCATGTTCTGCTCCAATAATTATCAACTGAAACAGCGGTGCCATTTCCTGGCTAAATGTGAGAGGAGATTCTTGATGGCTAAATTCCTGGCCGGATAAGGGAAATATTTGAGAATCGATATTTACATGTGAACCAATATTCTCATGGTAGCCTTCTTCCAGCAAGTATTCAGAATGAATGATAAACGGCTTTCTTCTAGAGAATGCTGTTTGTAGTTCTTCCTTCAAGCTTGTAATGAAATCTAACTTTTCTAGTAAGATGTAAAGTATTCCTTCGCAGCCCAATCTATATCTACCATCATAAGTCATCATTTTAGGTGTGCCGCTTTCAAAAACTGATTGGGCCTGCCTTACAACCTCAGATTCCACACAGCCACCACTTACTGCTCCTGTCATGTCACCATCTTCACTGATCAGCATTCTTACTCCAGGCTTTCTATAGGAAGATCCTTCCAAATGCACTACGGTAGCTAGAACGCAGGATTTTCCATTGGATTGATAACTTATAGCGGTGTTAAAGATGGTTTTAAACTCGTGGGTCATTTATGACTTCTTAATGTTTGTGACTGTAAGTATATACAGCAATTAAAATTAAATGTTTTGGAGCAGAAATCATTAAATAAAAAAAGGCCACTGTTAAAGTGACCTTCTATATTATCTTCTTCTTCCGCCGCCGCTTCTGCGACCTTTTCCGCCGCCTCCTCCGCCGCCTCTGCCGGATGAACGTTTTCTATCATTTCTCTTGAACGATCTGCCGTCATTTCTATCGCTGCGTTTACCGCCGCCATTGCCACCACCGCCGCCACCGCGGTTCGCTGCGTTCACTCTGATCTCTCTGCCGTCTAGCATTAAGTCAGTAAAGGCACCATCCATTTGAGATAAGTCCTCTTTCAATACTTCAAAATAAGATCTTCTCTCTTCTATAGTTATTTCACCGATAGACTTTTTCTTAATTTCAGAATATGTCATCACAAACTCAATAAGATCAGACTTATTAAAGCCATCCATCTTACCAATGTTGATGAAGAATTTCTTATAAGGACTTTTCTCAGACTCACGGCTTGATCTGCTATCAAGGCTTACATTATCTAAGTCCGCTACATCAAAACCTTGATCTCTAATACCAAACTTATCCAGCTCTATAGTAAGGAGTTTATCTATAAGTTCTTCTTTAGAAAGTTCGTTAAAAAGCTCGTAAATATCTGACTGATGGTCTTTTATAGCTTGAACATCAGTTTTTACATCCATTACACGCTTAGCCCATGTAATCAATTTTTGATTCTCAACAGCTACTGGGCTTGGTAATGTATATTCAGAGAACTTTAGGTTAAGCTTCTTTTGCATAAAGTTCAGCTTTCGCTGATCTGAGGAGCTTACCAAAGCCAATGAGATACCAGTTTTTCCAGCTCTACCTGTTCTACCACTACGGTGAGTGTAGTATTCAGTATCATCAGGCAGTGCATAGTGAATAACATGGGTAATGTCATTTACATCAATACCTCTAGCGGCTACATCAGTACATAGAAGAAACTCCAGGGTGTGGTTTTTAAACCTTTTCATTACCTGATCTCTCTGGGCCTGAGATAAGTCACCATGAAGTGCATCTACAGGTAAACCTCTTTTTTGAAGTTGCTCTGTAAGACTTTGTGTATCTCTTTTGGTTCTGCAAAAGATGATACCTCTCATGTCAGGCTCAAGCTGAATGATGTATTGCAGTAAATTCGGTTTGTCTTTCGCTTTAACCGCAAAATACTGGTGATCAATATTTGTATTTACAACATTGCCAGAATCAATCTTAACCTCATTAGGGTTATTCATGTATTTCTTTACAATGTTCTTAATTTCTTTAGCCATAGTAGCAGAGAATAACCAGGTGGCCTTCTCTCCTTCTGTATATGATAAGATGTGATCAAGGTCTTCTCTGAAACCCATGTTAAGCATTTCATCTGCCTCATCTAACACTACAAAACGAACACTCGCTAAGTCTACTGCCTTTCTGTTAAGTAGATCTAACAACCTACCAGGCGTGGCTATAACTATTTGAGGCTTCTTCTTTAAAGCCTTAATCTGAACCTGAATAGAGGCTCCACCGTAAACCGTTACGATGTTTACACCATCCATGTATTTAGAAAAAGATTCCAACTGCTGCCCTATTTGCTGACCAAGTTCTCTGGTTGGTGCAAGTACTACAGCTTGTGTTTCTTTACGCGCAGGATCTATTGATTCCAATAATGGAAGGCCAAAAGCAGCGGTTTTTCCTGTACCAGTTTGTGCTAAGCCTATAAAATCACTATCCCCCTCATTAATAAGTACCGGAATTGCTTGTTGCTGAATTTTGGTGGGTGATTCAAAATTCAGTTCATTAAGAACTTTCAGCAAAGGATCTGAAAGTCCGAGATTGGAAAAATTTGTCAATTGATATTTTTTTAAATAAAACACAAAGCTACTCTTATTTCACAGGGTATCCGTTTATAATGAACAATATTTTTAATTTTCCGCAAAATCACATCGATTCCTGTTAAATTTATTATTAATTACTAATTATTTTAGTAATTTAGGATTATGAAACGATCAGGAACGGCAGATTTGCCATTGCATGGAGGAAAAGTGCCCTACTGGCTTGCTAAGCGTATGTCAGACCTGGGAAAAGCTATTACAGAATCCATTGTATATGAATATGGTAAGTCTGAATTTCTATCAAGACTGAGCGATCCCTTATGGTTTCAATCCTTTGGCTGTGTGCTGGGTATGGACTGGCATTCTTCTGGAATTACCACCTCCGTAATGGGTGCACTTAAGAAGAGCTTAAACCCTGTAGCCCAAGATTTAGGAATCTACATTTGCGGTGGCAGAGGCAAGCATTCACGCCAAACACCGGATGAATTAATACAACTCGCTGATAGAACAGGGATAGACGGCATGGCTATGGTGAATCATAGTAAGCTTAGTGCTAAAGTTGATAATACCGCCATTCAAGATGGTTTTCAGTTATACTTACATTCTTTTATAGTAACAGATGAGGGTGAATGGTCAGTAGTGCAGCAAGGTATGAATAATACCAGTGGTATGGCTCGCCGTTACCATTGGCATTCTAAAAATGTGAAATCATTCGTGGAGTCTCCGCATACTGCTGTTTGCGGCGTGAATAAAGGTCTTATCCTCAACCTTACTGCCAATGAAGCGGCTGGTACCAAAGATGGCATTATGACATTGAGCAAGGAACGCTCCGATCTTACAATGAAAGAAGCCCGACGAATTTTAATGCCAAGAAGACACCACCTGGAAAGTGATGACGTCAACCTAAAACGACTAGGAGCTGTTTTGGCACTTGCTAATGAGCATGATGTGAAAAATTTTGAGGAGCTTCTTTTATTGAAAGGTCTTGGGCCCAGAACTTTGCAATCTCTCACATTAGTAAGTGAAGTTATACATGGTACGCCCTCCCGTTTTCAGGATCCGGCCCGGTTTTCTTTTGCGCATGGAGGTAAAGACGGACATCCTTTTCCTGTGCCTACCAAAGTATATGACGAGACTATACAAACACTAAAAACATCAGTAGAAAAGGCTAAGATTGGTTATTCTGATAAGCAGAAAGCAATAAAAAGCCTCCATAGAATTAGTGTTGATATGGAAAAAGGATTTAACCCTGATCCTTCAAGGTTTAACCAGATCATTGAGAAGGAAAGAAGAGAAGCCTACAAGTACGGAGGAAGAACAGTTTTTGGTAAATCTAAGCCTCCGATGGGACAGTTAGATCTCTTCCAATGAGCATTTCATGATTATTTATACTTGATTGATTATAAATAAATTCATAACCATGCTAATCATAGCTTTTTCATATTGAGCATTAATTGATAATGTGTATATTGACGTGTGTCATAACTTATTATCAATATGGTGGTCTATTTAGTTTCAGTTTTCATTTTCGGGTATTTACTCATCACCCTTGAAGAAGTAATTAAAATTAATAAAACCGCCGTGGCGTTGTACACCGGTGTAGTGCTGTGGGTGGTGTATGTAGTAAGTACTGATCATACTGAAGATATAAGTGAAGAACTCACCTTCCAACTAGGGAGTATAGCGGAGATACTTTTCTTCCTTATGGGAGCCATGACCATCATCGAGCTCATAGATATTCACCAGGGTTTTAATGTTATAACTAATAGGATAAAGACCTCCAACAGAAAAACTCTGCTATGGATGGTCAGCGGCCTTGCCTTCTTTCTTTCTGCCTTACTAGATAACTTGACCTGCTCTATTGTAATGATATCATTGCTGCGTAAACTCATTGATGATGAGGAAGAAAGGATGATTTATGCCGGAGCCCTGATCATATCTGCCAATGCAGGTGGTGCCTGGTCACCCATTGGTGATATTACTACCACCATGTTATGGATCGGTGGGCAAATCAGCTCTGGCGCGATTATGAAAACACTTTTTGTGCCTAGCCTTATTTGTACCATAGTGCCAACTTTTATGCTGAGCTTAAGCATGAAAGGTGACCTAAACAGAAGAAAGAAGAACGAAAAGAAAGCCATTAAGAATGAAAAAGTAAAAGGTAGTTGGCAGATGCTAATAGGTGGCCTCGGGGCTCTGGTATTTGTACCTGTGTTTAAGGGTATCACTCATTTACCGCCTTATATGGGAATGCTGCTAGGACTTTCGGTGGTGTGGATTATGAGTGAGGTAATACACTTCAAGAAAGGTGAAGAAGAGAAAAAACCTTATTCCGCTGTGTATGCCTTAAGTAAAATTGACGCTTCCAGTGTACTTTTCTTCCTGGGAATATTGATGGCTGTAGGGGTTTTGGAAGAGGCTCATGTGCTTAATGATCTTGCCGCCTGGATGAACGAAACGCTTGGGAATCTTGATTATATCGTATTCTCTTTAGGAATGCTTTCGTCTATAGTAGATAACGTGCCTTTAGTGGCTGCCGCCATGGGCATGTACCCACTGTCTGAGTTTCCTATGGACAGTCGGCTGTGGGAGTTTACCGCTTACTGTGCAGGTACTGGTGGTAGTCTTCTAATTATTGGTTCTGCTGCAGGTGTGGCGGTAATGGGTATGGCCCACATCAAGTTCTTTTGGTATTTCAAAAAGATTACTTTTCCGGCTTTTCTAGGGTATTTAGCTGGTGCAGAGTATTATTTAATTGTTGCACACTTTTTCCATTAAATCATTCCTCTGCTTTTCAGCTCCAGATATTTATTGATAGCATTGATTGAAAGGTTTTCAGGTCGAGTGAAAATGTGTTGAATACCATAGTGTCTTAACTCATTGATAATCATCTCTCTTTCGTTCGCTATTTTATGGGCTACTGTTTTATAGTATATGTCCTTAAGATGCTTTTTGTCATCATTGTAATAGTCTATCAATTCCCTGTTTTCAAATACCACCACTACCAAGAGGTGTGATTTATTGAGCTTTCTAAGTACAGGAAGCACGCGCTCTAATGAGTGTAGACTCTCAAAATTAGTGAAGAGAAAAACCAGGCTTCTGCCTCTTATAGTACGCTGTACAGAGGAATACATGTGCTCATAATTAGCGTCTAGCTTGCTT
This genomic interval carries:
- a CDS encoding nucleotidyltransferase family protein, which produces MPKIGIIILAAGSSSRMGKPKQLLPLGKGSMLSHVVQESLKSHAAEVICVLGANSTLIQSEINSSAVRVLINDSWQHGLGTSIACAVEHCEHLDALLITLGDQPLVDTEYLNDMIREFRSNNDKIIATSYDGRPGVPALFPKAYFKDLQQLTGDQGAKTILKQNAPDIIILEANDKTFDVDTEADYNQLKAGSKTS
- a CDS encoding XdhC family protein; amino-acid sequence: MTHEFKTIFNTAISYQSNGKSCVLATVVHLEGSSYRKPGVRMLISEDGDMTGAVSGGCVESEVVRQAQSVFESGTPKMMTYDGRYRLGCEGILYILLEKLDFITSLKEELQTAFSRRKPFIIHSEYLLEEGYHENIGSHVNIDSQIFPLSGQEFSHQESPLTFSQEMAPLFQLIIIGAEHDAVQLCTAASLLGWEVTIIDSPKDPKGLINFPGAKEIIHLDPTHASELTIDAETAVVLMTHSYSQDLKFLMALQEKQFFYLGLLGAKRRREKLFNELIDLNPELDTDFLNAIFGPAGIDIGSVTPQEIAIAIISEILAIKNHREAFSLRNKSRIHA
- a CDS encoding DEAD/DEAH box helicase, whose product is MTNFSNLGLSDPLLKVLNELNFESPTKIQQQAIPVLINEGDSDFIGLAQTGTGKTAAFGLPLLESIDPARKETQAVVLAPTRELGQQIGQQLESFSKYMDGVNIVTVYGGASIQVQIKALKKKPQIVIATPGRLLDLLNRKAVDLASVRFVVLDEADEMLNMGFREDLDHILSYTEGEKATWLFSATMAKEIKNIVKKYMNNPNEVKIDSGNVVNTNIDHQYFAVKAKDKPNLLQYIIQLEPDMRGIIFCRTKRDTQSLTEQLQKRGLPVDALHGDLSQAQRDQVMKRFKNHTLEFLLCTDVAARGIDVNDITHVIHYALPDDTEYYTHRSGRTGRAGKTGISLALVSSSDQRKLNFMQKKLNLKFSEYTLPSPVAVENQKLITWAKRVMDVKTDVQAIKDHQSDIYELFNELSKEELIDKLLTIELDKFGIRDQGFDVADLDNVSLDSRSSRESEKSPYKKFFINIGKMDGFNKSDLIEFVMTYSEIKKKSIGEITIEERRSYFEVLKEDLSQMDGAFTDLMLDGREIRVNAANRGGGGGGNGGGKRSDRNDGRSFKRNDRKRSSGRGGGGGGGKGRRSGGGRRR
- a CDS encoding DUF763 domain-containing protein — protein: MKRSGTADLPLHGGKVPYWLAKRMSDLGKAITESIVYEYGKSEFLSRLSDPLWFQSFGCVLGMDWHSSGITTSVMGALKKSLNPVAQDLGIYICGGRGKHSRQTPDELIQLADRTGIDGMAMVNHSKLSAKVDNTAIQDGFQLYLHSFIVTDEGEWSVVQQGMNNTSGMARRYHWHSKNVKSFVESPHTAVCGVNKGLILNLTANEAAGTKDGIMTLSKERSDLTMKEARRILMPRRHHLESDDVNLKRLGAVLALANEHDVKNFEELLLLKGLGPRTLQSLTLVSEVIHGTPSRFQDPARFSFAHGGKDGHPFPVPTKVYDETIQTLKTSVEKAKIGYSDKQKAIKSLHRISVDMEKGFNPDPSRFNQIIEKERREAYKYGGRTVFGKSKPPMGQLDLFQ
- the nhaD gene encoding sodium:proton antiporter NhaD, with product MVVYLVSVFIFGYLLITLEEVIKINKTAVALYTGVVLWVVYVVSTDHTEDISEELTFQLGSIAEILFFLMGAMTIIELIDIHQGFNVITNRIKTSNRKTLLWMVSGLAFFLSALLDNLTCSIVMISLLRKLIDDEEERMIYAGALIISANAGGAWSPIGDITTTMLWIGGQISSGAIMKTLFVPSLICTIVPTFMLSLSMKGDLNRRKKNEKKAIKNEKVKGSWQMLIGGLGALVFVPVFKGITHLPPYMGMLLGLSVVWIMSEVIHFKKGEEEKKPYSAVYALSKIDASSVLFFLGILMAVGVLEEAHVLNDLAAWMNETLGNLDYIVFSLGMLSSIVDNVPLVAAAMGMYPLSEFPMDSRLWEFTAYCAGTGGSLLIIGSAAGVAVMGMAHIKFFWYFKKITFPAFLGYLAGAEYYLIVAHFFH